The following coding sequences lie in one Myxococcus xanthus genomic window:
- a CDS encoding FG-GAP repeat domain-containing protein, giving the protein MSPARALLLAPVLATLAARAAPASDTTAAIPRLARQVTGAVRAQRGVESPVAVNVTGGSAELRRAVSTMLASQLSSADLSPVVLDAPTADAAETLARAQGARTLVRLSLNVEGGELRARGDVIGTWVNFWSGRTPTRPPKPAATLVETVPADPTVLALALEGGGTSPTSPPETGPQGIRLLGAALARLEHPLAALAAGDLDGDGRDEVVALTEHDVSVFDAEGRLVARKELDSLPAGSATTREPFGALAFLPGPPRLAAWSTRHAHGELLALDKARATLRAVGTLDTAPLGATERGTFVPGQTAFAPTLKLAEGRALTVPAPFTTASMDAQRMLFVHPDGTAAFYAHAGAAPARWTNLGAGSALGDLDGDGVPELITTSTQLTPTPDVLRVHGTSGDDPGTHEPLWQGALPTGRALYVVTARLDGDKRREVIVGLWKPDGTSELFLLRQGAP; this is encoded by the coding sequence GTGAGCCCTGCCCGAGCCCTGCTGCTCGCCCCCGTGCTGGCCACACTCGCGGCGCGGGCGGCGCCTGCGTCCGACACCACCGCCGCCATTCCCCGGCTCGCCCGGCAGGTGACGGGGGCCGTGCGCGCGCAGCGCGGTGTGGAGTCGCCGGTGGCGGTGAATGTCACGGGCGGCTCGGCCGAGCTCCGCCGCGCGGTGAGCACGATGCTCGCCTCGCAGCTTTCCTCCGCGGACCTGTCGCCCGTGGTGCTGGATGCACCCACGGCCGATGCCGCCGAGACGCTGGCGCGCGCGCAAGGTGCACGGACGCTGGTGCGACTCTCGCTGAACGTCGAAGGCGGCGAACTGCGCGCCCGAGGTGATGTGATTGGCACCTGGGTGAACTTCTGGTCCGGCCGCACGCCCACGCGGCCGCCCAAGCCCGCCGCCACGCTGGTGGAGACGGTGCCCGCGGACCCGACCGTACTGGCGCTCGCGCTGGAGGGCGGAGGCACTTCGCCCACGTCGCCCCCGGAAACGGGCCCTCAAGGCATCCGGCTGCTGGGCGCGGCGCTGGCGCGGCTGGAGCATCCCCTGGCGGCGCTCGCCGCCGGGGACCTGGACGGAGATGGCCGCGATGAAGTGGTGGCCCTGACGGAGCATGACGTCTCCGTCTTCGACGCGGAGGGGCGGCTCGTCGCGCGCAAGGAGCTGGACTCCCTGCCCGCTGGAAGCGCCACCACCCGGGAGCCCTTTGGCGCGTTGGCGTTCCTGCCAGGGCCACCCCGGCTGGCCGCGTGGAGCACCCGCCATGCGCACGGCGAGCTGCTGGCGCTGGACAAGGCCCGCGCCACCCTGCGCGCCGTGGGGACGCTGGACACGGCGCCGCTGGGTGCCACCGAGCGAGGCACTTTCGTTCCGGGACAGACAGCCTTCGCGCCCACCCTGAAGCTGGCGGAGGGCCGCGCGCTGACGGTCCCCGCGCCCTTCACCACCGCGAGCATGGATGCCCAGCGGATGCTGTTCGTCCACCCGGATGGCACCGCGGCCTTCTACGCGCACGCGGGCGCGGCACCGGCGCGCTGGACGAACCTGGGCGCCGGCAGCGCGCTGGGAGACCTGGACGGGGACGGCGTGCCGGAGCTCATCACCACCTCGACTCAGCTCACCCCCACCCCCGATGTGCTGCGCGTGCACGGCACCTCCGGGGACGACCCCGGCACGCACGAACCGCTGTGGCAGGGCGCCCTGCCCACGGGCCGCGCGCTGTACGTGGTGACGGCCCGCCTGGACGGCGACAAGCGCCGCGAGGTCATCGTGGGCCTCTGGAAGCCGGACGGCACCAGCGAGCTGTTCCTCCTGCGCCAGGGGGCGCCATGA